The genomic region GCGACGGAGATTCTATACTCATAGAAGTTGTGCCTCTTGGAAATGCCTGTCATACCGGTGAGGAAAGCTGCTTCTTTAACAACATTGAAGTAGGAACATCTACTCCGTTTAATCGTAATGTAATTCCTGAAGTATATGACCAAATAAAAGAACGTCAGGCTCACCCTAATGAAGATTCATATACAAGTTACTTATTCAGAGAGGGCCTTGATAAAATATTGAAAAAAGTTGGCGAAGAAGCCAGTGAAGTTATTATCGGTGCAAAAAATCGAGATAAAGAAGAATTGACGGCTGAACTTTCCGATTTAGTTTATCATTCACTTGTCCTTATGGTTGAACAAGGAATTTCGATTGATGATGTGAAGGAGGAGCTCGTTAAAAGGCAAGGAAAGTAAAAGAATGGAGGAATAAGGTTGAGTAAGTTTTGGAGTGACATCGTGAAAGAAACGGAACCCTATGTACCCGGTGAACAACCGAGGGATCCGGATATTATTAAACTTAATACGAATGAAAATCCATACCCTCCTTCACCGAAGGTAATTGAGGCAATCAAAAGGGAAATCGACGCTTCTCTTCGTTTATACCCAGATCCAAAGGTGGATTCGTTATTAGAAACGATTTCGGAAACGTTTGGAGTAAAAAAAGATGAAGTATTTGTAGGGAATGGATCAGATGAAGTTTTAGCCTTTGCGTTTATGGCTTTCTTCAATAAAGATCAAACGATCCGATTTCCTGATATAACGTATAGCTTTTACCCTGTTTATTCAAAGATTTTTCAAATTCCATATGAAACCGTTCCTTTGAAAGCTGATTATACAATCCCGGTGGAATCATTTTATAACAGTGAAGGTGGGGTTATCTTCCCAAATCCAAACGCCCCAACAGGAATTTTGTTATCGCTTGAGGATATAGAGGTTATTTTAAAAAATAATGAGAACAAAGTGGTCATCGTCGATGAAGCGTATATTGATTTTGGTGGAACATCAGTAACGTCACTTGTTGAAGACTATAATAATTTATTAGTAATCCAAACTTTATCAAAATCCCGCTCTTTGGCAGGTCTTCGTGTCGGTTTTGCGATTGGGAGCCAAGAATTAATTGAAGGGTTAAATCGCGTGAAGAACTCTTTTAATTCTTATACAATTGACCGTCTTGCACTTGTTGGTGCAAAAGCAGCAATAGAGGATGAGTCATATTTTGCGAAAACCCGAAACACTATAATCGAAACAAGGCAATGGGTTGGAGAACAGTTACGGCAGCTGGGATTTACTGTACTTCCATCTCAAGCTAATTTTTTATTTGCTCAACATGAGAATGCGAAAACTCTATATGAACAATTAAAGGATAAGGGGATTTATGTACGGTACTTTGAAAAAGAAAGAATCAACCAATTTTTACGCATAACCGTTGGTACCGATGAAGAAATGAAGACATTCATTCATTCTTTACAACACATATTACGAAAAGAATAGAAAATGATTTCTATTCTTTTTTTATGTAACGAATCTCTGTTAAAAAATCATATTTTTCAGTAAAATAATGAGTAATGTTACCTCGTGAGGAGTTTTCAAAATGAAACCAGATATAAAAGAGTCTCAATCAACTGAGCTGACGTTACAACGATTACTATCTTTATATAGGTTGCTACAAGAAGAAGGAAGTGAACAACTTCCAAAAGTCGCTGACCTTATTGAAAAGGCACTAAATAAAGAACTGGTACTTGGTTTTGCAGGTCATTTTTCCGCTGGGAAGTCTACCATGATCAATGATGCTTTAGGACAGCAAATCCTACCTTCGAGTCCGATTCCAACAAGTGCTAATCTTGTAAAAGTAAAAACAAGTCCAAAAGAGTATGCACGAATATTTTACCGTTACGAAGATCCAGTTCAGTATAAAGCCCCATATGATATCGAAGCTATTCAACAAATGTGTCGCGACGGTGATGCGATAGAAGCAATTGAAATAAGTAAACACGATTTGTCTATCCCAGAACATGTAACGTTGCTCGATACACCAGGTATTGATTCATCAAATGATGCAGATCGGGTTATCACGGAATCTGGCCTACATATTGTTGATGTGTTGTTTTATGTAATGGATTATAATCACGTTCAATCAGAAGTGAATTTAGCCTTTCTTAAGGAAATGGGTGAAAAGAATAAACCTTTTTATGTAGTGATCAACCAGATTGATAAACATGAAGAGAAAGAGTTATCATTTCAATCGTTCCAGCAAAGTGTACAGGATACTTTTCAAAAGTGGAAAATTAAACCAGAACAAATTTTCTATACAACGTTAAAAGACAAAAATCATCGACACAATCAGTTTTCTAACGTCAAAAAGGTGATTCACCAAGTTATGTTAGAACAATCAAAACTGATTAAAGATACAGTTCACCATTCAGCAAAAGCGATTGTTGAGGAACATGTAAACAGTATATCTAAGGATTATGACGAAGAAAGGACAACATTAGAAGAGAAAATTGAACAACTAGAAACAGAGCTATCCTCGTTTAACAACGAACCTGAACATGAAGGGGTTGTTGTAAATGCTAAAGAAGCCGAAAAAAGATTCAAACATGACTTACGAGATTTGTTTAAAAATGCTTACTTAATGCCATACGAAAATCGGGAAAAAGCGAGAGAATACCTGGTTTCAGCACAATCAAATTTCAAAACGGGTATTCTCTTTGCGAAGAAGAAAACGGAAGCAGAAAGATCAAGACGTCTTTTTGAGTTCCATTCATCATTAATGGAAACAGCGAAAACACAAGTTGAGGCACACATACGTGAATTATTAACCAAATATATGCGCTATTATGACGTGCAACACGATGACTTATTCCGAAAGATCCAAGGATTGTCTGTCTCATATGAGATGGATCGATTACGTGATCTCGTCAAATCAGGGGCAGAGGTTACAGGTGATTATGTTCTTGTATATTGTGAAGACGTTGCAAATGATCTGAAACAAATGTATCGACAAGAAGCGACAAAAATTTGGGATTCGATTTTTTTGTCGATTCAACACCATGTTAAACGGTTATCCCAGCAGCAAAAACATGAAGAGCAGAAACAACATGAGCTTGCTCACATGCAAAAAGCACGTAAGCAGATTGACGATAAGGTGCAATCGATAAAAGAACATTTGTTGTCTACATTGTCTAGTGACCATCCACAAGTTGATGAACAGAAAAGTAATGAGATTATTCAAGCCATCAGAAAGAAAAGAGAGAATATCAGAACTGAAGTACTACCTGTAAATAGGGATTTGGAGAACGAAAGAGAATACGAGGTGCAAATAGACACAAAAACAACATCATTTCATGACGTTAAAGTGTCTGCAGAAGAAGTGATGAAAAAGCTTGATCAAGCAGCCAATATTCTACAACCCCTAACCGGCTTCCAAAACGTAGCTGCTGACTTTATAAATCGGAAAGATAGGTTACAAAACCGACATTATACAATTGCTCTGTTTGGTGCTTTTAGCGCAGGGAAGACGTCCTTTGCAAATGCTCTACTCGGTGAGGCCTTACTGCCTGTTTCACCAAATCCGACGACGGCGACAGTGAATAAAATTAGCCCCCCAAATGACAAACATCGTCACGGAACAGCCTTAGTTCAGTTAAAGAGTGAACAAGAGTTAATTGAAAATATAAAAGATGTAACCTTAAGTGATATATCGTTT from Salirhabdus salicampi harbors:
- the hisC gene encoding histidinol-phosphate transaminase; protein product: MSKFWSDIVKETEPYVPGEQPRDPDIIKLNTNENPYPPSPKVIEAIKREIDASLRLYPDPKVDSLLETISETFGVKKDEVFVGNGSDEVLAFAFMAFFNKDQTIRFPDITYSFYPVYSKIFQIPYETVPLKADYTIPVESFYNSEGGVIFPNPNAPTGILLSLEDIEVILKNNENKVVIVDEAYIDFGGTSVTSLVEDYNNLLVIQTLSKSRSLAGLRVGFAIGSQELIEGLNRVKNSFNSYTIDRLALVGAKAAIEDESYFAKTRNTIIETRQWVGEQLRQLGFTVLPSQANFLFAQHENAKTLYEQLKDKGIYVRYFEKERINQFLRITVGTDEEMKTFIHSLQHILRKE
- a CDS encoding dynamin family protein translates to MKPDIKESQSTELTLQRLLSLYRLLQEEGSEQLPKVADLIEKALNKELVLGFAGHFSAGKSTMINDALGQQILPSSPIPTSANLVKVKTSPKEYARIFYRYEDPVQYKAPYDIEAIQQMCRDGDAIEAIEISKHDLSIPEHVTLLDTPGIDSSNDADRVITESGLHIVDVLFYVMDYNHVQSEVNLAFLKEMGEKNKPFYVVINQIDKHEEKELSFQSFQQSVQDTFQKWKIKPEQIFYTTLKDKNHRHNQFSNVKKVIHQVMLEQSKLIKDTVHHSAKAIVEEHVNSISKDYDEERTTLEEKIEQLETELSSFNNEPEHEGVVVNAKEAEKRFKHDLRDLFKNAYLMPYENREKAREYLVSAQSNFKTGILFAKKKTEAERSRRLFEFHSSLMETAKTQVEAHIRELLTKYMRYYDVQHDDLFRKIQGLSVSYEMDRLRDLVKSGAEVTGDYVLVYCEDVANDLKQMYRQEATKIWDSIFLSIQHHVKRLSQQQKHEEQKQHELAHMQKARKQIDDKVQSIKEHLLSTLSSDHPQVDEQKSNEIIQAIRKKRENIRTEVLPVNRDLENEREYEVQIDTKTTSFHDVKVSAEEVMKKLDQAANILQPLTGFQNVAADFINRKDRLQNRHYTIALFGAFSAGKTSFANALLGEALLPVSPNPTTATVNKISPPNDKHRHGTALVQLKSEQELIENIKDVTLSDISFHSLQECVDWLKKKNEGKADTVHQSFIEALIQGYASMRELIGKRTVIRRDELADYIVKEDIACYVEWIELFYDCPFTRKGITLVDTPGADSINARHTDVAFDYIKNADAILFVTYYNHAFSQADREFLLQLGRVKDIFALDKMFFILNAADLAKDEDELRAVETYLQSHLLQYGIQQPKTYPLSSKLALEEKASNQSMNSRIKRFEQDFNSFLDEDLTQLFIQSALRDMKNVTEVLDDYIQFASVDQQEKDKQIQGHKTREKSLHDMIWEMPTDPYVKSSLHEIDELVFYIRQRTFLRFSDMYKETFHPGQIKSNGRKGKLELQEALQSLIYKLNLHLYHELQATSLRIENHLSKVMEQFADDLVRKCSEITSFHAFPSISEETYETPEIPHNLVKDSDGQLTKPLSLFKNTKSFFEQNEKEIMKDELQKLLDPIIQEVLEEQAGILQQYYLPMWREKVKGIKVKYTEAIAEYYKGLEYTLTDETYLTALKRSRKQIHAVLSGTEGK
- the hisIE gene encoding bifunctional phosphoribosyl-AMP cyclohydrolase/phosphoribosyl-ATP diphosphatase HisIE, yielding MGFNIEEITFNEQGLVPAIVQDIRNGKVLMLAYMNEESIGKTIETKTTWFYSRSRQQLWNKGATSGNKQLVQKMSYDCDGDSILIEVVPLGNACHTGEESCFFNNIEVGTSTPFNRNVIPEVYDQIKERQAHPNEDSYTSYLFREGLDKILKKVGEEASEVIIGAKNRDKEELTAELSDLVYHSLVLMVEQGISIDDVKEELVKRQGK